The Musa acuminata AAA Group cultivar baxijiao chromosome BXJ2-5, Cavendish_Baxijiao_AAA, whole genome shotgun sequence genomic interval TATTGTGTATCATATGctcgaaagaaaagaaaagaaaatgtgaGATGGTCTGGTTGTCTTTTATGTAGAACATAAGGTACCGGTGCTCATCGTGAAAACGAGGGGTTGTCGGAAGAAGATGACGTCCCTGCGTAGCCGTAAGTTTACGACGGAAGTCGGTCGCATCCGAACCCTTCGTTCATGGTCGCACAACTATTGGCGCACGAAGACGGAAGATCCACCGTGCGAGGGCGAGGGGCCCACTACCCGACGTCGGCCCACCACGCAGATGCCACGACCTTTCCACCGCCTTTAAGTACCTCCCAACTCCGATGCCTTCCTTCCCTTTTCCCACTTCCTCCTCTTCCCTGCCCTTCCTCTTGCCGAGACCACGATGATGTCCATCGTGGACCCCGCCCCCTCGCCCGACGACTTCGGGAAGGCCGTCTCCCCCGAGGAGCTGCGGCGGCTCCGCCGCACGATCTCCAACCGCGAGTCCGCCCGCCGCTGCCGCCTGCGGAAGCAGCGCCGCCTCGAGGAGCTCCGCGAGTGGGCGAGCGTGCTCCGGTCCGAGAACCGCGACCTCTCGGGTCGGCTCGTCGGCATCGCCAGCCGCTGCCTCCTCGTCCACCGGGACAACAACCGCCTTCTCGCCGAAGTCTCCGCTCTCGGCCGGCGGCTCGCCGACCTCCGCCGCGTGCTCGCCCTCCGCCACCTCCGCCGCTTGGCGGCGCCGCTTCCCCTCGCCGGCGACTATTTCGAACAAGCTTGGGCGTGAGAACTTATTACCAAGACAGCTGCCGGTTTCCGGTTTCTTTTACTGGCTGGAAATTAGCGAGTGCGTTGGGTGTCGGAATCACCCGGTGGAATTAACCGACGCTTAAAGGCCTCATTTATATAAATCAAAGTGAATCCATCCGTCCATTTCTCTAAATTGTCATAAGTCTAATGAAA includes:
- the LOC135612026 gene encoding basic leucine zipper 4-like — translated: MMSIVDPAPSPDDFGKAVSPEELRRLRRTISNRESARRCRLRKQRRLEELREWASVLRSENRDLSGRLVGIASRCLLVHRDNNRLLAEVSALGRRLADLRRVLALRHLRRLAAPLPLAGDYFEQAWA